A region from the Rhodopseudomonas julia genome encodes:
- the rpsT gene encoding 30S ribosomal protein S20, with product MANTPSARKAARKIEQRTATNKARRSRLRTFLRQVEEAIASGNSQAAQSALREAQPELMRGASKGVLHKNTAARKMSRLAQRVKALG from the coding sequence ATGGCCAATACACCTTCGGCCAGGAAGGCTGCTCGGAAGATCGAGCAGCGCACGGCCACCAACAAGGCGCGGCGTTCGCGCCTGCGCACTTTCCTGCGGCAGGTCGAAGAGGCCATTGCCTCGGGCAATTCCCAGGCCGCCCAGAGCGCTCTGCGCGAGGCGCAGCCGGAATTGATGCGCGGCGCTTCCAAGGGCGTCCTGCATAAGAATACCGCGGCGCGGAAGATGTCGCGTTTGGCACAGCGCGTGAAGGCCCTCGGCTGA